The Dendropsophus ebraccatus isolate aDenEbr1 chromosome 10, aDenEbr1.pat, whole genome shotgun sequence genome has a segment encoding these proteins:
- the LOC138803067 gene encoding phosphatidylinositol-binding clathrin assembly protein-like isoform X3, translated as MSGQSITDRITAAQHSVTGSAVAKAVCKATTHEVMGPKKKHLDYLIQCTNEMNVNIPQLADTLFERTANGSWVVVFKALITTHHLMMYGNERFIQYLASRNTLFNLNNFLDKGAMQGYDMSTFIRRYSRYLNEKALSYRLVAVDFTKMKRGIDGVMRTMATEKLLKTLPIIQNQLDALLDFDANPNELTNGVINTGFMLLFKDSIRLFAAYNEGVINLLEKYFDMKKNQCKEALDIYKKFLARMTKLSEFLKVAEQVGIDQGDIPDLTQAPSSLLEALEQHLASLEGKKTKELSAASRASTLSSAVSSLATTGLSFSKMDEKERQQALEEEQARLQALKEQRLREISVVSNSTPGSTSPSTLSGKSVNTTSAVDLFSTPAPTTNSMPNLTSDLFDLQPTFVPTVQSTPAIATSTNNTWGGPFSSSNGVSSPPHLDIFDMQPVEEVVKSAPAFNACTFPSKSAMGLVSGVQNASTAMNVDFDAVFGTKSSAHESNETSVTFFTDDVMQPTISQQIQRSSAGGTQSGRLLANDLDSSLANLVGNLGFGGTPSKRSDMQWNQPTEKRLTGGTNWQARTSTSTTWNPTPVAPVPVPQMVPAPLNYPVTTPQVPVYGMVPTQIGANPLMVPQPMIYSQPGIRPTNPFAPVSGAQMQFM; from the exons ATGTCGGGTCAGTCCATCACCGACCGGATCACGGCGGCCCAGCACAGCGTCACCGGCTCCGCCGTAGCCAAGGCCGTGTGTAAGGCGACCACCCATGAGGTGATGGGGCCCAAGAAGAAGCACCTGGACT ATCTGATCCAGTGTACGAACGAAATGAATGTTAACATACCGCAGCTTGCTGACACCCTCTTTGAACGGACGGCCAATGGTAGTTGGGTTGTAGTATTCAAAGCCCTTATCACAACGCATCACCTTATGATGTATGGGAATGAG cGATTTATTCAGTATCTTGCATCCAGGAATACATTATTCAACCTTAACAACTTTTTAGATAAAGGTGCTATGCAAG GCTATGATATGTCAACTTTCATCAGGCGCTACAGCAGGTATTTGAATGAAAAAGCCCTTTCCTACAGACTTGTGGCAGTGGACTTCACCAAGATGAAAAGAGG GATTGATGGTGTTATGAGAACTATGGCTACAGAAAAGTTGTTAAAAACTCTTCCTATCATTCAGAATCAGCTGGACGCTCTACTAGATTTTGAT GCAAACCCAAATGAGTTAACTAATGGTGTTATAAACACTGGCTTCATGCTGCTATTTAAAGACTCCATTCGATTATTTGCTGCCTACAATGAAGGAGTTATTAATTTGTTAG AAAAATACTTTGATATGAAGAAAAACCAGTGTAAAGAAGCTTTGGACATTTATAAGAAATTTCTTGCTCGAATGACGAAATTGTCAGAATTCCTTAAAGTGGCAGAG CAAGTTGGGATTGATCAGGGTGACATTCCAGATCTTACTCAG GCACCCAGCAGTTTGCTGGAAGCACTTGAACAGCACTTGGCATCTCTTGAAGGGAAAAAGACAAAGGAGCTCTCAGCTGCTAGTCG AGCTAGCACCTTGTCCAGTGCGGTGTCTTCTCTTGCCACGACTGGTTTGTCTTTTTcgaaaatggatgaaaaagagCGACAGCAAGCACTGGAAGAGGAGCAAGCGAGGCTTCAAGCACTTAAG GAACAGCGTCTTAGGGAGATTTCTGTAGTGTCAAATTCTACACCTGGATCAACCTCACCAAGCACTTTATCTGGAAAAAGTGTTAATACCACTTCAGCTGTTGATTTATTCTCAACGCCTGCACCAACAACTAATAG CATGCCCAACCTTACCAGTGATCTGTTCGACTTGCAACCGACGTTTGTACCAACAGTACAAAGCACTCCTGCCATAGCAACCTCTACAAACAACACATGGGGAG GGCCTTTTTCATCATCAAATGGAGTTAGTTCCCCACCACATCTGGACATTTTTGACATGCAACCTGTTGAAGAGGTTGTAAAGTCTGCCCCTGCTTTCAATGCTTGTACATTTCCTTCCAAATCAGCAATGGGACTTGTTAGTG GTGTACAGAATGCTTCTACAGCAATGAATGTGGATTTTGATGCTGTATTTGGAACAAAGTCTTCTGCACATGAAAGTAATGAAACGTCAG TTACCTTCTTTACAGATGATGTAATGCAACCAACTATCTCACAGCAAATTCAAAGGTCTTCAGCAGGTGGCACGCAGAGTGGAAGACTGTTGGCGAACGACCTTGATTCCTCACTTGCAAATCTGGTTGGAA ATCTTGGGTTTGGAGGAACACCGTCAAAAAG ATCTGATATGCAGTGGAATCAGCCTACAGAGAAAAGACTGACCGGTGGCACAAACTGGCAAGCGAGAACAAGCACGTCAACCACATGGAACCCAACACCTGTAGCACCTGTACCTGTACCTCAAATG GTTCCTGCACCACTAAACTATCCAGTCACAACACCTCAAGTGCCTGTGTATGGAATG
- the LOC138803067 gene encoding phosphatidylinositol-binding clathrin assembly protein-like isoform X1: protein MSGQSITDRITAAQHSVTGSAVAKAVCKATTHEVMGPKKKHLDYLIQCTNEMNVNIPQLADTLFERTANGSWVVVFKALITTHHLMMYGNERFIQYLASRNTLFNLNNFLDKGAMQGYDMSTFIRRYSRYLNEKALSYRLVAVDFTKMKRGIDGVMRTMATEKLLKTLPIIQNQLDALLDFDANPNELTNGVINTGFMLLFKDSIRLFAAYNEGVINLLEKYFDMKKNQCKEALDIYKKFLARMTKLSEFLKVAEQVGIDQGDIPDLTQAPSSLLEALEQHLASLEGKKTKELSAASRASTLSSAVSSLATTGLSFSKMDEKERQQALEEEQARLQALKEQRLREISVVSNSTPGSTSPSTLSGKSVNTTSAVDLFSTPAPTTNSMPNLTSDLFDLQPTFVPTVQSTPAIATSTNNTWGGPFSSSNGVSSPPHLDIFDMQPVEEVVKSAPAFNACTFPSKSAMGLVSGFPIQSGVQNASTAMNVDFDAVFGTKSSAHESNETSVTFFTDDVMQPTISQQIQRSSAGGTQSGRLLANDLDSSLANLVGNLGFGGTPSKRSDMQWNQPTEKRLTGGTNWQARTSTSTTWNPTPVAPVPVPQMVPAPLNYPVTTPQVPVYGMVPTQIGANPLMVPQPMIYSQPGIRPTNPFAPVSGAQMQFM, encoded by the exons ATGTCGGGTCAGTCCATCACCGACCGGATCACGGCGGCCCAGCACAGCGTCACCGGCTCCGCCGTAGCCAAGGCCGTGTGTAAGGCGACCACCCATGAGGTGATGGGGCCCAAGAAGAAGCACCTGGACT ATCTGATCCAGTGTACGAACGAAATGAATGTTAACATACCGCAGCTTGCTGACACCCTCTTTGAACGGACGGCCAATGGTAGTTGGGTTGTAGTATTCAAAGCCCTTATCACAACGCATCACCTTATGATGTATGGGAATGAG cGATTTATTCAGTATCTTGCATCCAGGAATACATTATTCAACCTTAACAACTTTTTAGATAAAGGTGCTATGCAAG GCTATGATATGTCAACTTTCATCAGGCGCTACAGCAGGTATTTGAATGAAAAAGCCCTTTCCTACAGACTTGTGGCAGTGGACTTCACCAAGATGAAAAGAGG GATTGATGGTGTTATGAGAACTATGGCTACAGAAAAGTTGTTAAAAACTCTTCCTATCATTCAGAATCAGCTGGACGCTCTACTAGATTTTGAT GCAAACCCAAATGAGTTAACTAATGGTGTTATAAACACTGGCTTCATGCTGCTATTTAAAGACTCCATTCGATTATTTGCTGCCTACAATGAAGGAGTTATTAATTTGTTAG AAAAATACTTTGATATGAAGAAAAACCAGTGTAAAGAAGCTTTGGACATTTATAAGAAATTTCTTGCTCGAATGACGAAATTGTCAGAATTCCTTAAAGTGGCAGAG CAAGTTGGGATTGATCAGGGTGACATTCCAGATCTTACTCAG GCACCCAGCAGTTTGCTGGAAGCACTTGAACAGCACTTGGCATCTCTTGAAGGGAAAAAGACAAAGGAGCTCTCAGCTGCTAGTCG AGCTAGCACCTTGTCCAGTGCGGTGTCTTCTCTTGCCACGACTGGTTTGTCTTTTTcgaaaatggatgaaaaagagCGACAGCAAGCACTGGAAGAGGAGCAAGCGAGGCTTCAAGCACTTAAG GAACAGCGTCTTAGGGAGATTTCTGTAGTGTCAAATTCTACACCTGGATCAACCTCACCAAGCACTTTATCTGGAAAAAGTGTTAATACCACTTCAGCTGTTGATTTATTCTCAACGCCTGCACCAACAACTAATAG CATGCCCAACCTTACCAGTGATCTGTTCGACTTGCAACCGACGTTTGTACCAACAGTACAAAGCACTCCTGCCATAGCAACCTCTACAAACAACACATGGGGAG GGCCTTTTTCATCATCAAATGGAGTTAGTTCCCCACCACATCTGGACATTTTTGACATGCAACCTGTTGAAGAGGTTGTAAAGTCTGCCCCTGCTTTCAATGCTTGTACATTTCCTTCCAAATCAGCAATGGGACTTGTTAGTG GCTTCCCAATTCAGTCAGGTGTACAGAATGCTTCTACAGCAATGAATGTGGATTTTGATGCTGTATTTGGAACAAAGTCTTCTGCACATGAAAGTAATGAAACGTCAG TTACCTTCTTTACAGATGATGTAATGCAACCAACTATCTCACAGCAAATTCAAAGGTCTTCAGCAGGTGGCACGCAGAGTGGAAGACTGTTGGCGAACGACCTTGATTCCTCACTTGCAAATCTGGTTGGAA ATCTTGGGTTTGGAGGAACACCGTCAAAAAG ATCTGATATGCAGTGGAATCAGCCTACAGAGAAAAGACTGACCGGTGGCACAAACTGGCAAGCGAGAACAAGCACGTCAACCACATGGAACCCAACACCTGTAGCACCTGTACCTGTACCTCAAATG GTTCCTGCACCACTAAACTATCCAGTCACAACACCTCAAGTGCCTGTGTATGGAATG
- the LOC138803067 gene encoding phosphatidylinositol-binding clathrin assembly protein-like isoform X2 produces MSGQSITDRITAAQHSVTGSAVAKAVCKATTHEVMGPKKKHLDYLIQCTNEMNVNIPQLADTLFERTANGSWVVVFKALITTHHLMMYGNERFIQYLASRNTLFNLNNFLDKGAMQGYDMSTFIRRYSRYLNEKALSYRLVAVDFTKMKRGIDGVMRTMATEKLLKTLPIIQNQLDALLDFDANPNELTNGVINTGFMLLFKDSIRLFAAYNEGVINLLEKYFDMKKNQCKEALDIYKKFLARMTKLSEFLKVAEQVGIDQGDIPDLTQAPSSLLEALEQHLASLEGKKTKELSAASRASTLSSAVSSLATTGLSFSKMDEKERQQALEEEQARLQALKEQRLREISVVSNSTPGSTSPSTLSGKSVNTTSAVDLFSTPAPTTNSMPNLTSDLFDLQPTFVPTVQSTPAIATSTNNTWGGPFSSSNGVSSPPHLDIFDMQPVEEVVKSAPAFNACTFPSKSAMGLVSGFPIQSGVQNASTAMNVDFDAVFGTKSSAHESNETSDDVMQPTISQQIQRSSAGGTQSGRLLANDLDSSLANLVGNLGFGGTPSKRSDMQWNQPTEKRLTGGTNWQARTSTSTTWNPTPVAPVPVPQMVPAPLNYPVTTPQVPVYGMVPTQIGANPLMVPQPMIYSQPGIRPTNPFAPVSGAQMQFM; encoded by the exons ATGTCGGGTCAGTCCATCACCGACCGGATCACGGCGGCCCAGCACAGCGTCACCGGCTCCGCCGTAGCCAAGGCCGTGTGTAAGGCGACCACCCATGAGGTGATGGGGCCCAAGAAGAAGCACCTGGACT ATCTGATCCAGTGTACGAACGAAATGAATGTTAACATACCGCAGCTTGCTGACACCCTCTTTGAACGGACGGCCAATGGTAGTTGGGTTGTAGTATTCAAAGCCCTTATCACAACGCATCACCTTATGATGTATGGGAATGAG cGATTTATTCAGTATCTTGCATCCAGGAATACATTATTCAACCTTAACAACTTTTTAGATAAAGGTGCTATGCAAG GCTATGATATGTCAACTTTCATCAGGCGCTACAGCAGGTATTTGAATGAAAAAGCCCTTTCCTACAGACTTGTGGCAGTGGACTTCACCAAGATGAAAAGAGG GATTGATGGTGTTATGAGAACTATGGCTACAGAAAAGTTGTTAAAAACTCTTCCTATCATTCAGAATCAGCTGGACGCTCTACTAGATTTTGAT GCAAACCCAAATGAGTTAACTAATGGTGTTATAAACACTGGCTTCATGCTGCTATTTAAAGACTCCATTCGATTATTTGCTGCCTACAATGAAGGAGTTATTAATTTGTTAG AAAAATACTTTGATATGAAGAAAAACCAGTGTAAAGAAGCTTTGGACATTTATAAGAAATTTCTTGCTCGAATGACGAAATTGTCAGAATTCCTTAAAGTGGCAGAG CAAGTTGGGATTGATCAGGGTGACATTCCAGATCTTACTCAG GCACCCAGCAGTTTGCTGGAAGCACTTGAACAGCACTTGGCATCTCTTGAAGGGAAAAAGACAAAGGAGCTCTCAGCTGCTAGTCG AGCTAGCACCTTGTCCAGTGCGGTGTCTTCTCTTGCCACGACTGGTTTGTCTTTTTcgaaaatggatgaaaaagagCGACAGCAAGCACTGGAAGAGGAGCAAGCGAGGCTTCAAGCACTTAAG GAACAGCGTCTTAGGGAGATTTCTGTAGTGTCAAATTCTACACCTGGATCAACCTCACCAAGCACTTTATCTGGAAAAAGTGTTAATACCACTTCAGCTGTTGATTTATTCTCAACGCCTGCACCAACAACTAATAG CATGCCCAACCTTACCAGTGATCTGTTCGACTTGCAACCGACGTTTGTACCAACAGTACAAAGCACTCCTGCCATAGCAACCTCTACAAACAACACATGGGGAG GGCCTTTTTCATCATCAAATGGAGTTAGTTCCCCACCACATCTGGACATTTTTGACATGCAACCTGTTGAAGAGGTTGTAAAGTCTGCCCCTGCTTTCAATGCTTGTACATTTCCTTCCAAATCAGCAATGGGACTTGTTAGTG GCTTCCCAATTCAGTCAGGTGTACAGAATGCTTCTACAGCAATGAATGTGGATTTTGATGCTGTATTTGGAACAAAGTCTTCTGCACATGAAAGTAATGAAACGTCAG ATGATGTAATGCAACCAACTATCTCACAGCAAATTCAAAGGTCTTCAGCAGGTGGCACGCAGAGTGGAAGACTGTTGGCGAACGACCTTGATTCCTCACTTGCAAATCTGGTTGGAA ATCTTGGGTTTGGAGGAACACCGTCAAAAAG ATCTGATATGCAGTGGAATCAGCCTACAGAGAAAAGACTGACCGGTGGCACAAACTGGCAAGCGAGAACAAGCACGTCAACCACATGGAACCCAACACCTGTAGCACCTGTACCTGTACCTCAAATG GTTCCTGCACCACTAAACTATCCAGTCACAACACCTCAAGTGCCTGTGTATGGAATG